The window ACATCCTCGTTGTGGGGGAAGAAGAAAAACTCCTTGACGGAGAGGTGTACGTCTTTGAGCCTCTTGGGGTTCAGAACGTGGTGACCTTTCGCATTCTCGGACACCTCGTGAAGGCGCTCCTTCCTGGGGATATGGTCCTCAGGGTGGGGGAGAGAGTGGGCCTTCG of the Candidatus Caldatribacterium sp. genome contains:
- a CDS encoding ABC transporter ATP-binding protein, which gives rise to ILVVGEEEKLLDGEVYVFEPLGVQNVVTFRILGHLVKALLPGDMVLRVGERVGLRFREIRIFHGETEKLIA